In Episyrphus balteatus chromosome 4, idEpiBalt1.1, whole genome shotgun sequence, the sequence tcgcatgcttaaataaaaagaaagtataggtaggtaggtacaaatgtaaatgcagagtgtgttttttaaaaagtcgagAATTACTAAAAAACTCGTGTTTATcccatttaaaatacattggattagccccagtttaagttaaacagctatgaatatggcacattaaatttagcaattctagccgtgttttattggtactcagtattttactgagtaaacattttatgctctaaataacaaaaaacgattacttttagttattttttataatcctttattgttgaagggtAAATAATGTatatgttaagaaaaaaatattctctgtaaaccaacaaataaaaaacttttttttatccttagcaatcatttgttgttgtttaccgtcttaaattttactgagctaagtactgagttaccaataaaacacggcttctAGGTTCCCTAAgttgtacatacattttataattaactctatttcaaacaggttgccgcaactaatatctcaaacttggtcaatttgaagaacttgaaccgatgttgaatcatgcattcaccaccttaaatcgtcaataaaaaaattgttgaacgtAAGGTTTCTGTCTGATTCTTACAtccgacaatttttcctttgacGATTTTTCTTTGCTGTTGTATTgggcttttccaaaaattatcttaGACCCATttaattcacactccattaaattttatatcgctattcaaaagtggaaattttaaaattcgtatctACCTAcgtgatttaattgtttttcatttttaatagccACTTATCATATTTTAGCCTAGGAAGTACCTTAACGGACCTaacacccctattacgattgtcaactatcaattgatagttgataaatactgaaatttgatgttttaaaatcgaaatgggggaaaactggtcatttttttaatggatcttTTCAGTTACATTTCACGGTTAGCATCATTcttcgttttcaaatttttttcaaagcaaataagagatcgaatttttttttaacaactataaattctttgcttccggctacaaagaggttaagtcacaaaattgcactttcgggttttgatgaaaagagaatcaaaaacataaatttagagtaactctttcttataaaaataagaggatcaatgctcaaaaattcatcgattttcaacttcaatcggattttctggtaaactatcatttatgtaagtcctttttacccaggggcaaagaattgatagttgacaatcgtagTAGGGGTGCAACACTTACGCCCCTATAGCACGCAAAGAGcaaatgaagggtccaggggaaaaacggcacatgtccactttttgtcaaaaataaacgaatgatgaggtctttgtagtatttactgaccactatctgatggcatccttacttttataaaacaaatttaagccttgctgaaaaaataaataaattgtgtgctttaagtactaagttgtatggagaacaaaatttaaaaatgcatttttctcgaaatgagttggaacggacttgtgctgtttttcccctggagccTTCAAATATTACGGCCTTTTtcttatgtacattatgtatatactatatatgtacatacaaaggTACACTTCCCAGACTTTTCCTGGCAAATGGAAGATGAAATGTTCCTACGGAATAtgttcatacatatatgtacctacttacaaaaaatcttgaaaaaaaaccataggtgtgtttttttgtttatctatgttgatttttgaaatccatgcaaatatttggcacgactgtacataaactttggcagctgtctgtcagaaaagttgcttttgtttttttaatattaactccgcagtggaaggccattacatccatgatggatgcaaacaaattttttcacaaaaaaaaaaacaaaaaccatagcatggcatccattttggattcaaaaaatttcacaaaaaaccaaaaatcaaaactgacagttctgattctgaaaaaaacagaatttctcttctggttttaaaaacagaatcagaagcagaatcactcacacattcatagatttaaatgttagcagtacaaaatgtttgcagcacaaaaacaaatgaagtttGGTGCGATTACACATATATGTGGCACATGttaaacttcagattcttcggaataaaaaaaaactgttcaattgggattctgaatcgaagaacaattccggattgccaattaaaaacgccattaaacgtttgttattgttttgtttctggcgttgtttttttttcataaagggaaattccaaaaactatctttgtcttttccttttctaatttgacatatctcggcagggaaaatgtaaacaaaaaacatattgtcacacacacttacaacaaacactgtgtgttcgaaatcatttaaccacaaaaacttttatatttcgcgattgttttcaaatttaaagtttttatttccgattaattaaaaaaaattaattaattttacatatttattttggaaaacacgAACTAAATTCACAAAACTCTATCACAATTCGCGCctccttttgtttgtttatgtctTCACCATCCCAGCTATagctgtacattttttttttcttttttttctgttttcttttgactattttcttatactgacaatcgttggaagttccccactgaacttattccaaagatcctgtcaaaagcgatgaacacttccactttccaatcattttggaaacatcttatgtagaagtgttcaatgatctgaaagaataattaaaataaaggtaggaccgcacttgatgttgaaggaactacgctaagtacaccaaagtaaaaaataagcaaaatattttgtatctttcattggttatcggaactacactatgtggaatataattattcctatcaaaatatcgtattatgtgataaatgaataaaataaatcaattatttgtatttgacgaattcgacggaagaaatagcccaactttctactttttcatctgtcgtatcctttgacattggttgtcaacaatagatcagttcgattttctgtttcggagtgcacaccggggaatttcagaactaagaactgtgttcttttcttttctgattttatgaattgtgaactttagttgtttatttgtgaagaaaatgtaataaaagtaacatttaatgatatatctaataaattatatcaattaaatactaaaattctgttgtagagttcaattttactatgccaaagtcatatctacaaatgataatctgttattaaaaattgtttttaactgaagagcaagtacatacataaagtctagtagcgtattttattaaaaaaaaagaacaacgataatagttaacaatttcttgcatcagaacttccttagtgcacattcatcgagaaaatatcgaacacaccttggaatttaaagtgagctgtcaaaaagcaatccgtcatgcaacgttttctttgggtcacccctttctgtcccatccttcaatttCAACGGATTAATTGACACAACGGGtggaacggattctatgggttggggcctttaatttcaaattaatcttTCGATCCATTTTACCTCGATGAGGATTAGCAATTTACCATTAAccatttgacattcaaaatgaaatagtttacgaaaatatcttatttggattttagtgaaaacatgatataaggcacttaaatacaaaataaaacttttgagtgatattttttttacggatttgactacccagaacctcaaaagttggcattttcaatttgtgtgccaaaaatgaaagaaaaatgtataactaatgttacatgtaacagggctgtttaggtactgcctaaaacagaaataattctccttttttcaacttttttaacccaattcctgtttgattagactgaaactgtgtagtttttttttttacaaaaaagagagcccctcttgcaaatttctgcccaaaaatttcttcggacaaaagtctgaaatctttcaaaagctagtgccttctttttttcttttaataaatgataattttgtcctaaaagagtttgcgtacttttgcacaattttttctttctctgagaggatttcatccccacttctaaaatttgacaggtttcatatttttgtccaaacttatctgcaatttgtttgtataataatgcttaaaatgttaaccatcagaatttttaagcaaatcgGAGAATTTACTCGCCTAATGAACGCCCCTGATGATACGAACTAATGATATACGAACACCCCTAATGTGAACAGGAACACGCCATGTCAAACATTTCCAAATTCATTGGAAAgtggtaaaaagtcattttaaaattcattttggctggaatattattttttaaacaaattaagatttcttaaaaattataaacatttaaatatttatattttgccagATTCTGGCGGCAGAAATTcgcctttttttaagatataatttattaaaatctgttCGGTGTAAGTCCCGGTAAAGGGTGTTCGACAACCGTAATAATATATACTAGCTTACCCGTGCGAGACTTCTCGCatgcttaaataaaaagaaagtataggtaggtaggtacaaatgtaaatgcagagtgtgttttttaaaaagtcgagAATTACTAAAAAACTCGTGTTTATcccatttaaaatacattggattagccccagtttaagttaaacagctatgaatatggcacattaaatttagcaattctagccgtgttttattggtactcagtattttactgagtaaacattttatgctctaaataacaaaaaacgattacttttagttattttttataatcctttattgttgaagggtAAATAATGTatatgttaagaaaaaaatattctctgtaaaccaacaaataaaaaacttttttttatccttagcaatcatttgttgttgtttaccgtcttaaattttactgagctaagtactgagttaccaataaaacacggcttctAGGTTCCCTAAgttgtacatacattttataattaactctatttcaaacaggttgccgcaactaatatctcaaacttggtcaatttgaagaacttgaaccgatgttgaatcatgcattcaccaccttaaatcgtcaataaaaaaattgttgaacgtAAGGTTTCTGTCTGATTCTTACAtccgacaatttttcctttgacGATTTTTCTTTGCTGTTGTATTgggcttttccaaaaattatcttaGACCCATttaattcacactccattaaattttatatcgctattcaaaagtggaaattttaaaattcgtatctACCTAcgtgatttaattgtttttcatttttaatagccACTTATCATATTTTAGCCTAGGAAGTACCTTAACGGACCTaacacccctattacgattgtcaactatcaattgatagttgataaatactgaaatttgatgttttaaaatcgaaatgggggaaaactggtcatttttttaatggatcttTTCAGTTACATTTCACGGTTAGCATCATTcttcgttttcaaatttttttcaaagcaaataagagatcgaatttttttttaacaactataaattctttgcttccggctacaaagaggttaagtcacaaaattgcactttcgggttttgatgaaaagagaatcaaaaacataaatttagagtaactctttcttataaaaataagaggatcaatgctcaaaaattcatcgattttcaacttcaatcggattttctggtaaactatcatttatgtaagtcctttttacccaggggcaaagaattgatagttgacaatcgtagTAGGGGTGCAACACTTACGCCCCTATAGCACGCAAAGAGcaaatgaagggtccaggggaaaaacggcacatgtccactttttgtcaaaaataaacgaatgatgaggtctttgtagtatttactgaccactatctgatggcatccttacttttataaaacaaatttaagccttgctgaaaaaataaataaattgtgtgctttaagtactaagttgtatggagaacaaaatttaaaaatgcatttttctcgaaatgagttggaacggacttgtgctgtttttcccctggagccTTCAAATATTACGGCCTTTTtcttatgtacattatgtatatactatatatgtacatacaaaggTACACTTCCCAGACTTTTCCTGGCAAATGGAAGATGAAATGTTCCTACGGAATAtgttcatacatatatgtacctacttacaaaaaatcttgaaaaaaaaccataggtgtgtttttttgtttatctatgttgatttttgaaatccatgcaaatatttggcacgactgtacataaactttggcagctgtctgtcagaaaagttgcttttgtttttttaatattaactccgcagtggaaggccattacatccatgatggatgcaaacaaattttttcacaaaaaaaaaaacaaaaaccatagcatggcatccattttggattcaaaaaatttcacaaaaaaccaaaaatcaaaactgacagttctgattctgaaaaaaacagaatttctcttctggttttaaaaacagaatcagaagcagaatcactcacacattcatagatttaaatgttagcagtacaaaatgtttgcagcacaaaaacaaatgaagtttGGTGCGATTACACATATATGTGGCACATGttaaacttcagattcttcggaataaaaaaaaactgttcaattgggattctgaatcgaagaacaattccggattgccaattaaaaacgccattaaacgtttgttattgttttgtttctggcgttgtttttttttcataaagggaaattccaaaaactatctttgtcttttccttttctaatttgacatatctcggcagggaaaatgtaaacaaaaaacatattgtcacacacacttacaacaaacactgtgtgttcgaaatcatttaaccacaaaaacttttatatttcgcgattgttttcaaatttaaagtttttatttccgattaattaaaaaaaattaattaattttacatatttattttggaaaacacgAACTAAATTCACAAAACTCTATCACAATTCGCGCctccttttgtttgtttatgtctTCACCATCCCAGCTATagctgtacattttttttttcttttttttctgttttcttttgactattttcttatactgacaatcgttggaagttccccactgaacttattccaaagatcctgtcaaaagcgatgaacacttccactttccaatcattttggaaacatcttatgtagaagtgttcaatgatctgaaagaataattaaaataaaggtaggaccgcacttgatgttgaaggaactacgctaagtacaccaaagtaaaaaataagcaaaatattttgtatctttcattggttatcggaactacactatgtggaatataattattcctatcaaaatatcgtattatgtgataaatgaataaaataaatcaattatttgtatttgacgaattcgacggaagaaatagcccaactttctactttttcatctgtcgtatcctttgacattggttgtcaacaatagatcagttcgattttctgtttcggagtgcacaccggggaatttcagaactaagaactgtgttcttttcttttctgattttatgaattgtgaactttagttgtttatttgtgaagaaaatgtaataaaagtaacatttaatgatatatctaataaattatatcaattaaatactaaaattctgttgtagagttcaattttactatgccaaagtcatatctacaaatgataatctgttattaaaaattgtttttaactgaagagcaagtacatacataaagtctagtagcgtattttattaaaaaaaaagaacaacgataatagttaacaatttcttgcatcagaacttccttagtgcacattcatcgagaaaatatcgaacacaccttggaatttaaagtgagctgtcaaaaagcaatccgtcatgcaacgttttctttgggtcacccctttctgtcccatccttcaatttCAACGGATTAATTGACACAACGGGtggaacggattctatgggttggggcctttaatttcaaattaatcttTCGATCCATTTTACCTCGATGAGGATTAGCAATTTACCATTAAccatttgacattcaaaatgaaatagtttacgaaaatatcttatttggattttagtgaaaacatgatataaggcacttaaatacaaaataaaacttttgagtgatattttttttacggatttgactacccagaacctcaaaagttggcattttcaatttgtgtgccaaaaatgaaagaaaaatgtataactaatgttacatgtaacagggctgtttaggtactgcctaaaacagaaataattctccttttttcaacttttttaacccaattcctgtttgattagactgaaactgtgtagttttttttttttacaaaaaagagagcccctcttgcaaatttctgcccaaaaatttcttcggacaaaagtctgaaatctttcaaaagctagtgccttctttttttcttttaataaatgataattttgtcctaaaagagtttgcgtacttttgcacaattttttctttctctgagaggatttcatccccacttctaaaatttgacaggtttcatatttttgtccaaacttatctgcaatttgtttgtataataatgcttaaaatgttaaccatcagaatttttaagcaaatcgGAGAATTTACTCGCCTAATGAACGCCCCTGATGATACGAACTAATGATATACGAACACCCCTAATGTGAACAGGAACACGCCATGTCAAACATTTCCAAATTCATTGGAAAgtggtaaaaagtcattttaaaattcattttggctggaatattattttttaaacaaattaagatttcttaaaaattataaacatttaaatatttatattttgccagATTCTGGCGGCAGAAATTcgcctttttttaagatataatttattaaaatctgttCGGTGTAAGTCCCGGTAAAGGGTGTTCGACAACCGTAATAATATATATGATGATGatatggccatattgtatgaacttgatccttacctactcttgcattatgcggtttaagaaaatagtaagtatatgccacagtgcatgtggacaacattcaaataatgtgaactacaactttggcctagatgttattacaaaaagcaccctaatcaaaattaaataaacacttcttgtcgttaataaaaacaaaaaaaaaaaaaacaaaatcctttcaaatatatgtacataagaatcaaacattcaaaaataaatattcaattcaaaatattacaaaaattaaaaataaattcaatttgaatattacagaaacaaaaaataaacaaacacactactaacacaaaacaaaactaatacaaatacaccaaatataaataatattgtagttgtggttacttagtaaccaaaagtccttttcaggaatttttcggccatcgaatacacaatccccaaaacgattgtggcgccactcCTCGAATGATTGTGGCGCCatcccttttttgttttttccggtgtcacttctatatataattattcaatgatcgAACTATTGGATGCATTTGAatctttttacatacaaaaagtcaaaaatggaattaatttaGGCAAAGGCAATATTGAGTCTTGCCTACTTAACCTAATTTGCcaaagacaaaattaaaagaagaaaaGTTGCTACCAAACAAAGCTTAGTGGCGATTGCTGCTGATGGAGTGCATACGCTCTGAAATACATTCAGGTTAGTTACGTTTTTCATTAAATGTAGtgctttttgttaaaaaaaaagttaaacaaatgtGTATCGACTCAAGTGAAGTCAAAATAATgtgttattaaattataaaaatacaatttattagaCTTCATATCGTTCAACGTCGAACTGTTATCCTTGAGGATGAGCACTTGATAGAAGGGTagattttatgttgttttaacaaagCTTCTAAGTAATCCCTCAAATACAAactatttcaagaaaaaagtatTTGATCTCACCTGTCCTCAAGCAATTTTTGAACAACTTCCATGCACTTATACAAGAGGAAAGCAGAAAGCATTGGTGACTTTGGTGGCTTTCATCAAAGTTTATCGTTTGGCCACTAGGAGGTTGCGATACTCTTTTTGTCATAAAAAAGgcagttaaaaaaagaaaaacaaaattagaaaatattaagcatttttattattgtttgatAAATTCACAAGCGTTTactctatatatatatatgtatggtatatattttattattggttaacattattataattttttaaatctttatatATCACAAAatctaaacacaaaaataacGCACTTTCAAAAAGAGTAGGTACATTACCCAGCAGTcgattaatttaattaaaatttgccATCGTTGTTGAAACAAAGCTAgtagaaaaaattttacttaaaaaagaaaaaaaatatttataatatatgTAATTTGTATATATAACTGTAAAAAGTTAGTGTAAAAAAATTCTCTCTTCTTAAGAAAACATAtgcttttcatattttttttgtaactcaTCATAAGTTATTGTTGGCTTTATATCATCGCTCAAAGCAAGCTCGGCATTTTGCTCTTCAGATTTTTTCTTAGCTCTTTCAAAGGCCTCAATTATGCTTGATCTAAAAATTAATGTCGTTTGTTAGTAGTTAGTAGAAATCAAAAATGATGTATGTATTAAAAATGTACCTAAACAATTTTTGGTGTAAAATATACGCACTCACATGACCAGCATTCAAATATCTTACTTCGACACCAGGCCAAATTTCTTCCAAACTTGAACAACCTTCTCGTGGTACGTATGCATCATTCTTTGCACAAATAGCTATAATCAATGATGTATCGATTGGCACAGAAAAGTTCTTCAGATGTGTGCATTCATCCATTACACCGCGCATAAATTGTAAAGCTTCTCGTTCCcaccaatttgtttttgttatatcaattttttcattGGTTTCTTGAGTTGCTCGTGGATAAATATAATCCATAAGTTTGGTCAGAGGCGACGATGAAGATGGttgtttaaagtttttcttataaatatctAAATCTTTTATCTCACTCACAttttcatcattatcatcatcacttttagtgatttttgattttttatttggagCGTTAGCTTCAGCTTCAGTCAAATTTGATATCTCATATTTATTAGCAGACATTGATTTGCCTTGCAATTGTTTATTCAAGTCATGGGTGTTTTCTTTGTTGACTCTTAAAAAGCCACTcgattcaataaatttaaactcGTTGTTTTCGTCTACGGGACTTTTGATATTCAGATCATCTTTCATAAGTTTTACATCTTTTATATCTTCTTTGAGTTCATTCATGGATTGACTGAAATCTTTGATAAACTTTTTGCCAGCGGCAAATGCATCATCGATTATGGTAACCATTTTTGAGAGACGTTCTCGGTAGATACCGTCAGCAAAGTATTGAGTTTCCAGCATATCCCAATTTATAGAATGACTCATGACGCCctgtaaaaacaaatacacacaAAATGTTAGATGTtaatttgatttgataaaaaaaacactgcCATTCACTAGGATTGCACCACAAATTTTGAAAGTGATTTTCGCTCTTTATACCTAATGGCATTTTTTTACCGGGAAACATTTATTACCTGTTTGAAGGTACATGTATTTGCCAGAAGAAAGTCATAAAATAAAGGTTAATTAGAAAAGAGTATtgaaatctttttaattttaaactttcatatTCGCTGTCattatacattttaattaagtatttttcaCGGACTTATCGAGatagttaaaacttttttcatataaaatatgtCGATATGGAACGTTTGGTCGGTCCAATTTACTCTAAGCCGCAGCTACAAAAAACAGAGTATACTTTTGGGTTTTGTAAGTGTACTTTATTCTTTAGTGACCTTAAATTTGTCGTATTTCCGCTGACGGTGGTTTGAAAATCGACTTTATCCCATAGAAGGATTAAATCCTTCCAATCCCTTCAGAAACACCTTTTCTATATGAAAGAAGGGCCCGTTCTACATTTTCGTTTTAAATATCATGTGTAGATTATGTTTTTGGTTCTAAAACCGTTCCTTGAAGCTGTTACCATTGTTTAATAAAACTTCGTCTACCGTTTTCAACTCATCTTGGAGATGGTTTTGGTCACAAATAGCAGATACAACAGCATTGAAATTGGATGGATGATAATGAGATACAGCATGCAGATATCTATCAGTATGCGTGTCCTAGTGTTTCATCTTGATTGTTAACAACTCTTAAGCTAAAGTGTTGCTTTCTTCAATTCCCATGCTGAATTTGATTTTTGGGTGCACCGAGTTcaagtatttaaaaaatgtatctatCTCATTTTTGTTGAGGATACAAAAAGTATATATGTTTATACATTCTTTTATGTGCACATTAGTAAACAAATATGTAACATCAAAACTGACCATAACTTAATTTTCTTTCATGCGAATGTCATTTACATAGAATTCACTGAGGAAGTGCGATTTTCGATCAAAAGATTGAGTCGAATAGCTAGTTCTTTTGCTATGAGATAAGACTGTGAGTCTATTTGGCTGACTATTGGCCTCAAAGAGACTTCCGTTTTATGAATGTTCGGAAGACCATATAATTTAGGTGGTTGTGGGCAAAAAggtatatttgttttgttttatacaatGCCTGAGGTGTTTTCTTGCATACTACGCTTTCCGACCCTTGAATCAAAGATGCCCTCTCTTATGATCTTGGCCAAGAATAATCTAACGTTTTACTTTTCATACGACTTAACTAGAATCCCATAGAAATCTTCCTTGTTTGGCCATTCTTCTTTTCTGTTGATGCATGGGCACAGATCAGCGTGATTGTGACTTAAAGTCACAACCACTATTTCTGTTCCCTTTTCAAGAAGCTTATTAAGCTTATTAATTGATTTTAGAAAATTCCAATTTATGACTTTCTTTTGGGAAAATACATCTGTCTACTTAGAGGAAGTAAATGTTTTCTCATTAAAAAGTAATCTTACGAGTACAAGCATACATCACGAAAATCGGTCACAAAAAATACTCTGCCTAGTGATTGATAGTATATTTGTATGTACCGTAGTAAATACGGCAGATGCTGTTGACCAAGATAAACAAGGAACCAAAACAAGAGGTTTTGGCCAATTTGTAGCTGCTAAAGATGCcatctaaaagaaaaaaaaaatggtttattaGATTAAATAACTCCATTCTTccattaaatttgattattttttacatGACCACCCATAGACATTCCGGTTATTCCTAAAGGACCATAACCATTTCGTTCACACCAATGCAATAGCACAAGGCACTCAAGTATAAGGCAACCACCCATGACAAAAATATCAGAAACATTTCGCAAGTTCGATCGTctgtgaaaattaaatttgttattcTTTCGTTACTATtggttttcttttatatatttacaCTTGGTTCTCAGGTTTTCTTAATCCATAAAAAGGATTCTCCAAAATAATACCACCAATATTAGCTTCCCTTAGCAATGGTTTGGCAATGAAATTTCTCCTTCGCCAATAAAACTATTGAATTTAATTATtagtttagattttaatatcctaaaaatgaaaatacataCATGATCTCCAGTGCCAGCTAAGTGAATGCACATTGGTTTGTGC encodes:
- the LOC129919010 gene encoding protein ABHD18, with the protein product MPPSRLDHIYRRLLITRFFEKGWGKPENLQRLFEFRKIMSRRETCFKLVPPDYPIEITKKANYPDCTILEGNFKTPFEFHLPGLVPKASQKAHFQVILPTKWADEKHKPMCIHLAGTGDHFYWRRRNFIAKPLLREANIGGIILENPFYGLRKPENQVRSNLRNVSDIFVMGGCLILECLVLLHWCERNGYGPLGITGMSMGGHMASLAATNWPKPLVLVPCLSWSTASAVFTTGVMSHSINWDMLETQYFADGIYRERLSKMVTIIDDAFAAGKKFIKDFSQSMNELKEDIKDVKLMKDDLNIKSPVDENNEFKFIESSGFLRVNKENTHDLNKQLQGKSMSANKYEISNLTEAEANAPNKKSKITKSDDDNDENVSEIKDLDIYKKNFKQPSSSSPLTKLMDYIYPRATQETNEKIDITKTNWWEREALQFMRGVMDECTHLKNFSVPIDTSLIIAICAKNDAYVPREGCSSLEEIWPGVEVRYLNAGHVSAYILHQKLFRSSIIEAFERAKKKSEEQNAELALSDDIKPTITYDELQKKYEKHMFS